The Garra rufa chromosome 18, GarRuf1.0, whole genome shotgun sequence genome window below encodes:
- the marchf9 gene encoding E3 ubiquitin-protein ligase MARCHF9: protein MFKNRIRMFFNELKVLVFMRSGSRRSDSDAEPNRRSNSMRGLGMGGCGWPPFVDCSSRDDEEEYYGSDPRPRSLAFEEKDPKLQAGLDAVSLTSSTGSGMRTPQCRICFQGPEQGELLSPCRCDGSVRCTHQPCLIRWISERGSWSCELCYFKYQVLAISTKNPLQWQAISLTVIEKVQIAAIILGSLFLIASISWLVWSSLSPSAKWQRQDLLFQICYGMYGFMDIVCIGLIIHEGSSVYRIFKRWQAVNQQWKVLNYEKSKDLGDPLSSSSKAGNRGSRSNPHGLASGSRGGQRVRRLRTILNHHCGYTILHILSQLRPSDTRLGTATNREVVMRVTTV from the exons ATGTTCAAGAACCGGATCCGCATGTTTTTTAACGAACTGAAGGTGCTGGTTTTCATGCGATCCGGTTCTAGACGGTCCGACAGTGACGCAGAGCCGAACAGACGATCCAACAGCATGAGGGGGCTCGGGATGGGCGGCTGCGGATGGCCGCCCTTCGTCGACTGCTCCAGCCGCGACGACGAGGAAGAATACTACGGGAGCGACCCCAGGCCCAGGAGTCTGGCGTTCGAGGAGAAAGACCCGAAACTGCAGGCGGGCCTGGACGCGGTCAGCCTCACCAGCAGCACGGGCAGCGGCATGAGAACACCTCAGTGTCGAATCTGCTTCCAAGGGCCCGAGCAG GGGGAGCTGTTGAGCCCATGCCGCTGCGACGGATCTGTGCGCTGCACCCACCAGCCCTGTCTGATTCGCTGGATCAGCGAGAGAGGCTCCTGGAGCTGTGAGCTCTGCTACTTCAAGTATCAAGTCCTGGCCATCAGCACCAAGAACCCGCTGCAG TGGCAGGCGATTTCTCTGACGGTGATTGAGAAGGTGCAGATCGCCGCCATTATCCTGGGCTCACTCTTCCTCATCGCCAGTATCTCGTGGCTGGTGTGGTCTTCTCTCAGCCCGTCTGCCAAGTGGCAGCGCCAGGACCTGCTCTTCCAGATCTGCTACGGCATGTACGGCTTCATGGACATTGTGTGCATAG GCCTTATAATCCACGAGGGCTCATCCGTGTATAGAATCTTCAAGCGATGGCAGGCTGTAAACCAACAATGGAAAGTATTGAACTATGAGAAGTCGAAGGACTTGGGAGACCCGTTGAGCTCCAGCAGTAAGGCAGGCAACCGCGGCTCACGCAGCAACCCACACGGCCTGGCCAGCGGCAGCAGGGGGGGCCAGCGAGTGCGCAGGTTAAGGACTATCCTCAACCACCACTGCGGCTACACCATCCTCCACATCCTCAGCCAGCTGCGGCCCAGCGACACGCGGCTCGGGACCGCCACCAACCGCGAGGTGGTGATGCGGGTCACGACCGTATGA